One Hyphomicrobium sp. CS1GBMeth3 DNA segment encodes these proteins:
- a CDS encoding methanol/ethanol family PQQ-dependent dehydrogenase encodes MQQRTFAIALAGAMAFSLPAFANDEVKKLSEDPNNWAQQNGDYAHTRFSKLDQINVSNVKDLKVAWTFSTGVLRGHEGSPIVIGDTIYIHTPFPNTVYALNLADENKIIWSYEPKQDPSVIGVMCCDTVNRGVAYGDGKIFLYQADTTLVALDSKTGKEVWKVTNGDPKRGETGTSAPVVAKDKVIVGISGGEYGVQGHLTAYSLKDGSRVWKAYSVGPDDQILFDPEKTTSLGKPVGKDSSVKTWTSDQWKIGGGTTWGWYSFDPKRNLIYYGTGNPSTWNPAQRAGPDGKPIDQKWSLAIIARDVDTGVAKWAYQLTPFDEWDYDAVNESILVDDVEIKGKTHDVLVRLDRNGFGYTIDRETGIPLVAEKFDPAVNWATEVDLDPKSATYGRPKVDPKYSTFLNGPDVNTRGIVPAALGTKDQQPAAYSPLTKLFYVPTNHVAMDYEPFKVTYAPGQPYVGSTVSMFPPEGSDHLGNFIAWDHVNGKIVWSKKEQFSVWSGALVTAGGVVFYGTLEGYFKALDLKDGSELFRFKTPSGIIGNAFTYTHKDKQYVGVYSGVGGWAGIGLAAGLDNPTEGLGAVGGYASLKQYTTLGGSLTVFSLP; translated from the coding sequence ATGCAACAGAGGACTTTTGCAATTGCTCTTGCTGGAGCAATGGCGTTTTCGCTTCCTGCTTTTGCCAATGACGAGGTCAAGAAGCTTTCGGAAGACCCCAACAACTGGGCGCAGCAGAATGGCGATTATGCCCATACGCGCTTCTCGAAACTCGATCAGATCAATGTATCAAACGTCAAGGACCTGAAGGTCGCCTGGACCTTCTCGACTGGAGTCCTGCGTGGCCACGAGGGCTCGCCGATCGTGATCGGGGATACGATCTACATCCACACGCCGTTCCCGAACACAGTCTACGCGCTCAACCTCGCCGACGAGAACAAAATCATCTGGTCGTATGAGCCGAAGCAGGATCCGTCGGTCATCGGCGTGATGTGCTGCGATACGGTCAATCGCGGCGTTGCCTACGGCGACGGCAAGATCTTCCTCTATCAGGCCGACACGACGCTGGTCGCACTCGATTCGAAGACCGGCAAAGAGGTCTGGAAGGTGACCAATGGCGATCCGAAGCGCGGCGAGACGGGCACGAGCGCTCCGGTTGTCGCGAAGGATAAGGTGATCGTCGGCATCTCCGGCGGCGAGTACGGCGTGCAGGGCCACCTCACGGCCTACAGCCTCAAGGACGGCAGCCGCGTTTGGAAAGCCTACTCGGTCGGCCCGGACGATCAGATCCTGTTCGATCCCGAGAAAACCACGTCGCTCGGCAAGCCGGTCGGCAAGGACAGCTCGGTCAAGACCTGGACCAGCGATCAGTGGAAGATCGGTGGCGGTACCACTTGGGGCTGGTACTCGTTCGACCCCAAGCGCAACCTCATCTACTACGGTACGGGCAACCCCTCGACCTGGAACCCGGCGCAGCGCGCAGGACCCGACGGCAAGCCGATCGACCAGAAGTGGTCGCTCGCGATCATCGCGCGTGATGTCGACACGGGCGTTGCCAAGTGGGCGTATCAGCTGACGCCGTTCGACGAGTGGGACTACGACGCGGTCAACGAGTCGATTCTGGTCGACGACGTCGAGATCAAGGGCAAGACGCATGACGTGCTGGTGCGCCTCGATCGCAACGGCTTCGGCTACACCATCGACCGCGAGACGGGCATTCCGCTGGTCGCCGAAAAGTTCGATCCGGCCGTCAACTGGGCGACGGAGGTTGACCTCGACCCGAAGAGCGCGACGTACGGCCGTCCGAAGGTGGATCCGAAGTACTCGACCTTCCTCAACGGTCCTGACGTCAATACGCGCGGCATCGTTCCGGCTGCGCTCGGCACCAAGGATCAGCAGCCGGCAGCCTACTCGCCGCTGACCAAGCTGTTCTACGTGCCGACCAACCACGTCGCCATGGACTACGAGCCGTTCAAGGTGACATACGCGCCTGGCCAGCCCTACGTGGGCTCGACGGTGTCGATGTTCCCGCCGGAGGGCTCCGATCACCTCGGCAACTTCATTGCCTGGGATCACGTCAACGGCAAGATCGTGTGGTCGAAGAAGGAGCAGTTCTCGGTGTGGTCGGGTGCGCTCGTGACGGCGGGCGGCGTGGTTTTCTACGGCACGCTCGAAGGTTACTTCAAAGCGCTCGATCTCAAGGATGGCTCTGAGCTGTTCCGCTTCAAGACCCCGTCCGGCATCATCGGCAACGCCTTCACCTACACGCACAAGGACAAGCAGTACGTCGGCGTCTACTCGGGCGTCGGCGGCTGGGCCGGCATCGGCCTCGCAGCGGGCCTCGACAATCCGACCGAGGGCCTTGGTGCCGTCGGCGGCTATGCGAGCCTCAAGCAGTACACGACGCTCGGCGGCTCTCTGACCGTGTTCTCGCTCCCCTAG
- a CDS encoding DUF2182 domain-containing protein, translating to MPTETTRVEAVLKSERLIIAVGLALLTALSWWWVLSGSGTGMSVLAMTTWTFPPPASTGMAPEWTAGYAVVMFFMWWIMMIAMMTPSAAPTILLYAHVHRYERKLGRIAGATTPTFAFALGYLLAWMSFSALATGLQWGLERAGLMHTMLMWSTSSLLSGVLLLAAGTYQLTPLKHVCLDHCRAPAQFLAANFRPGALGALRMGAKHGAYCLGCCWLLMALLFAGGIMNLVWIAGLAILVLAEKILPHGPWIARISGVAMIAGGLWLLLGPRYFA from the coding sequence ATGCCAACGGAGACGACCCGCGTCGAGGCAGTCCTCAAGAGCGAACGGCTCATCATTGCGGTCGGCCTTGCGCTGCTTACGGCGCTCTCCTGGTGGTGGGTGCTGAGCGGATCCGGCACCGGCATGAGCGTTCTTGCCATGACGACATGGACCTTCCCGCCGCCAGCGAGCACCGGAATGGCACCGGAGTGGACTGCCGGATACGCAGTCGTCATGTTCTTCATGTGGTGGATCATGATGATTGCGATGATGACGCCGAGCGCCGCGCCGACCATTCTGCTCTATGCTCATGTCCACCGCTACGAGCGCAAGCTCGGCAGGATCGCCGGCGCAACAACACCGACGTTCGCCTTTGCCCTGGGCTACCTGCTGGCCTGGATGAGCTTCAGCGCATTGGCCACCGGTCTGCAGTGGGGGCTTGAGCGCGCCGGGCTGATGCACACCATGCTGATGTGGAGCACCAGCTCTCTGCTCTCCGGCGTGCTTCTCCTCGCGGCGGGAACATATCAGCTAACGCCGCTCAAGCACGTTTGTCTCGATCACTGCCGCGCGCCCGCCCAGTTCCTCGCCGCAAACTTCAGACCAGGCGCCTTGGGCGCGCTGCGCATGGGCGCGAAGCACGGCGCCTACTGCCTCGGCTGCTGCTGGCTATTGATGGCGCTGCTTTTTGCTGGCGGGATCATGAACCTCGTCTGGATCGCGGGGCTCGCAATCCTTGTCCTCGCCGAGAAGATCCTGCCGCACGGACCGTGGATAGCTCGCATATCTGGCGTCGCAATGATTGCCGGCGGGCTTTGGCTGCTGCTGGGACCCCGGTATTTCGCATGA
- a CDS encoding DUF1326 domain-containing protein, whose protein sequence is MTPWEIRTTEFVNCNCAYGCPCQFNALPTHGNCQAVACNEITEGRFGDVNLTGLRFGGIFAWPGAIHEGNGKAQPFVDERASEAQRDAILRIISGQDTDPMATVFAVFAATVSEVFDPVFAPIEFDVDVDARRGRFVVPGLIECHGEPIRNPVTGAEHRARIDIPDGFEYEIAEIGSGSSKTRGKIELTLENTYGQFARLHLNNHGVIKHRAA, encoded by the coding sequence ATGACACCTTGGGAAATCCGCACCACCGAGTTTGTGAACTGCAACTGCGCCTATGGCTGCCCCTGCCAATTCAATGCCCTGCCCACGCACGGCAACTGCCAGGCCGTCGCCTGCAACGAGATTACCGAAGGCCGTTTTGGGGACGTGAACCTGACTGGCTTGCGTTTCGGCGGCATTTTTGCCTGGCCGGGCGCGATCCACGAGGGCAATGGCAAGGCGCAGCCGTTCGTCGACGAGCGCGCAAGCGAGGCACAACGCGACGCCATCCTGAGAATCATCTCTGGCCAGGATACTGATCCGATGGCCACGGTGTTTGCCGTTTTCGCTGCGACCGTCTCGGAGGTCTTCGATCCCGTCTTCGCACCGATCGAGTTCGACGTCGACGTCGATGCCCGCCGTGGGCGCTTTGTCGTTCCCGGCCTCATCGAATGCCATGGCGAGCCCATCCGCAACCCGGTCACCGGCGCCGAGCACCGCGCGCGAATCGACATCCCGGACGGCTTCGAGTACGAGATCGCCGAGATCGGCAGCGGCTCCAGTAAGACCCGTGGCAAGATCGAGCTCACGCTCGAGAACACCTATGGCCAGTTCGCCCGCCTGCATCTGAACAATCACGGTGTCATCAAGCACCGCGCGGCGTGA
- a CDS encoding CBS domain-containing protein — translation MINRRMHYILKDQNPLLMHAGENVQSACKAMRERHVGSVLVVDDHEHLLGIFTGRDAVKVLAQGGGAAKVTLEQAMTPHPVTITPEHRAIDALRAMSDGGFRHVPVVDRDRIWGVVSRADFKGVEIDRLDEEEDLAERIR, via the coding sequence ATGATCAATCGCAGGATGCACTACATCCTCAAGGATCAGAACCCGCTCCTCATGCATGCGGGAGAGAACGTCCAGAGCGCGTGCAAAGCCATGCGGGAGCGGCACGTCGGCTCCGTCCTCGTCGTGGACGATCACGAACACTTGCTCGGCATCTTCACAGGCCGGGACGCGGTTAAAGTGCTGGCTCAGGGAGGCGGCGCAGCGAAGGTCACACTTGAGCAGGCGATGACCCCGCATCCCGTAACGATCACACCGGAGCACAGGGCCATTGATGCGCTGCGGGCCATGAGCGACGGTGGTTTTCGCCACGTTCCCGTCGTGGATCGCGACCGTATTTGGGGCGTCGTATCGCGGGCCGATTTCAAGGGCGTGGAAATAGATCGCCTGGACGAGGAAGAAGACTTGGCGGAACGTATCCGCTGA
- a CDS encoding cytochrome c has protein sequence MRIYWQGIAAALLVCAGEARAAEDVGEALLERRCGRCHAVTADASSRVKTAPNLWETLRSYPPERLVFELAEGIGSRHLGMPQIQFTSDEIWAVQVYLSRE, from the coding sequence TTGCGGATATACTGGCAGGGCATTGCAGCAGCGCTGCTCGTGTGCGCGGGCGAAGCTCGGGCCGCCGAGGACGTCGGAGAGGCCTTGCTCGAGCGGCGTTGTGGCCGGTGCCACGCGGTCACCGCGGATGCATCGAGCCGGGTCAAGACCGCACCCAACCTGTGGGAGACGTTACGGTCGTATCCGCCGGAACGGCTCGTGTTCGAGTTAGCCGAAGGAATAGGCTCGCGACATCTCGGGATGCCGCAGATCCAGTTCACGTCCGATGAGATCTGGGCCGTTCAGGTCTATCTTTCGCGTGAATGA
- a CDS encoding CoA-acylating methylmalonate-semialdehyde dehydrogenase gives MRTIENAYGGRKIASASDRTSNVYNPATGEVTARLPLSTVDEINDAVAAAKKAATSWGSTPPMKRVAPMFRFKELLHKNADEIARAISSEHGKTHPDALGELQRGIEVVDFACGIPHLLKGEYSRNIGPEIDCWSDRQPLGVVAGITPFNFPAMVPMWMFPVAVACGNTFVLKPSERDPSAPMLIWELFQEAGFPDGVLNVVHGDKTAVDTLLDHPDVKAVSFVGSTPIAEYVYTRGAAAGKRVQALGGAKNHMIVMPDADMDKAVDALMGAGYGSAGERCMAISVAVPVGKRTADQLVEALAPRVRALKVAPATDSESEMGPVVTAEAKRKITGLIDTGVAEGAKLVVDGRNLVLQGYENGYFLGGTLFDHVTPDMTIYKQEIFGPVLSVVRTESYDEAADLVNSHEYGNGTAIFTRDGDTARAFADKIEVGMVGINVPIPVPVAYHSFGGWKRSLFGDHAIYGPEGVRFYTRIKTVTARWPTGIRAGAEFNFTGRN, from the coding sequence ATGCGCACCATCGAGAACGCTTACGGCGGCCGCAAGATCGCCTCCGCTTCGGACCGCACGTCCAATGTCTACAATCCCGCCACCGGCGAGGTGACGGCCAGGCTGCCGCTCTCGACAGTGGACGAGATCAACGACGCCGTCGCCGCCGCGAAGAAAGCAGCCACGTCGTGGGGATCGACGCCGCCGATGAAGCGCGTCGCGCCGATGTTCCGTTTCAAGGAGCTTCTGCACAAGAACGCCGACGAGATCGCACGCGCCATCTCCTCCGAGCACGGCAAGACTCACCCCGACGCGTTGGGTGAGTTGCAGCGCGGAATCGAGGTCGTCGATTTCGCCTGCGGCATCCCTCACCTCTTGAAGGGTGAGTACAGCCGCAACATCGGCCCTGAGATCGACTGTTGGTCCGACCGCCAGCCCCTCGGCGTCGTGGCTGGCATCACGCCATTCAACTTCCCCGCCATGGTGCCGATGTGGATGTTCCCCGTCGCGGTCGCCTGCGGAAACACGTTCGTCCTGAAGCCGTCCGAGCGCGATCCCTCGGCGCCAATGCTGATCTGGGAGCTGTTCCAGGAAGCCGGATTCCCGGACGGCGTGCTCAACGTCGTGCACGGTGACAAGACGGCCGTCGACACGCTCCTCGACCATCCCGACGTGAAAGCCGTGAGCTTCGTCGGCTCGACGCCGATCGCCGAGTACGTCTACACGCGCGGCGCCGCTGCCGGAAAACGCGTACAGGCCCTTGGCGGCGCCAAGAACCACATGATCGTCATGCCCGACGCGGACATGGACAAGGCCGTCGACGCGTTGATGGGCGCCGGCTACGGCTCAGCCGGCGAACGCTGCATGGCGATCTCGGTCGCCGTGCCCGTCGGCAAGCGGACGGCCGACCAGCTCGTGGAGGCGCTAGCCCCGCGCGTGCGCGCGCTGAAGGTCGCGCCCGCCACCGATTCCGAGTCCGAGATGGGCCCGGTGGTTACCGCCGAGGCCAAGCGAAAGATCACGGGGCTTATCGATACAGGCGTCGCCGAAGGCGCCAAGCTGGTGGTTGACGGCCGAAACCTCGTGTTGCAGGGCTACGAGAACGGCTACTTCCTCGGCGGCACGCTGTTCGACCACGTCACGCCTGACATGACCATCTACAAGCAGGAGATCTTCGGCCCCGTCCTCTCCGTTGTGCGCACCGAAAGCTATGACGAAGCGGCCGACCTCGTGAACAGCCACGAATACGGCAACGGCACCGCCATCTTCACCCGCGACGGCGACACCGCCCGTGCCTTCGCCGACAAGATCGAGGTCGGCATGGTCGGCATCAACGTGCCGATCCCGGTTCCGGTCGCCTATCACTCGTTCGGCGGCTGGAAGCGCTCGCTGTTCGGCGATCACGCCATCTATGGCCCCGAGGGCGTGCGCTTCTATACGCGCATCAAGACCGTGACCGCCCGTTGGCCGACAGGCATCCGCGCCGGCGCCGAGTTCAACTTCACGGGTCGCAACTGA
- a CDS encoding aspartate aminotransferase family protein — protein MTVQLKTNDLEAFFMPFSANRQFKKAPRLLASAKDVHYFTQDGRKVLDGTSGLWCVNAGHCRPRIVEAIQKQAAELDFAGTFQMGHPKAFEAASRLVNIAPKGFDHVFFTNSGSESVETALKIAIAYHRARGNASKVRLIGRERGYHGVNFGGTSVGGISPNRKMFGTLLAGVDHIRHTHDLAKNAFSKGEPEHGAELADDLERLVALHDASTIAAVIVEPVACSTGVLIPPKGYLKRLAAIAAKHDILLIFDEVITGFGRLGTPFAADYFDVSPDLITTAKGVTNGTIPMGAVFLKSHVYEAFTNGPENAIDFFHGYTYSGHPMAAAAALGTLDTYHEEGLLTRASKLAAYWEERVHTLRELPHVIDVRNIGLIGAIEFAPKPDAPAERAYNHFVKCFEKGLLVRQTGDIIALSPPLIITESQIDQLFDTFTAVLKDGD, from the coding sequence ATGACCGTTCAGCTCAAGACCAACGACCTGGAAGCCTTCTTCATGCCGTTCTCCGCGAACCGGCAGTTCAAGAAGGCGCCGCGGCTTCTCGCCTCGGCGAAGGACGTGCACTACTTCACGCAAGACGGCCGCAAGGTGCTGGATGGAACCTCGGGGCTCTGGTGCGTGAATGCGGGCCACTGTCGCCCGAGGATCGTCGAGGCCATCCAGAAGCAGGCCGCCGAGCTGGACTTCGCCGGCACCTTCCAGATGGGGCACCCGAAGGCGTTCGAGGCGGCGTCTCGCCTCGTCAACATCGCGCCCAAGGGTTTCGACCACGTGTTCTTCACCAACTCCGGATCGGAGTCGGTCGAGACCGCGCTCAAGATCGCCATCGCCTACCATCGTGCCAGGGGCAACGCATCGAAGGTGCGCCTGATCGGCCGCGAGCGCGGCTACCATGGCGTCAACTTCGGCGGCACGTCTGTGGGCGGTATCTCGCCCAACCGCAAGATGTTCGGCACGCTGCTGGCCGGCGTCGATCACATCCGCCACACCCATGATCTCGCGAAGAACGCCTTCTCAAAGGGCGAGCCCGAGCACGGCGCCGAGCTGGCTGACGACCTCGAACGCCTCGTCGCGCTGCATGACGCCTCAACCATCGCCGCAGTCATCGTCGAGCCTGTCGCCTGCTCGACCGGCGTGCTGATCCCGCCGAAAGGCTACCTGAAGCGGCTCGCGGCCATCGCCGCCAAGCACGATATCCTGCTGATCTTCGACGAGGTCATCACCGGCTTCGGCCGCCTCGGCACGCCGTTCGCCGCCGATTACTTCGACGTCTCGCCCGACCTCATCACGACGGCAAAGGGCGTCACCAACGGCACCATCCCCATGGGCGCCGTCTTCCTGAAGAGCCACGTCTACGAGGCTTTCACGAACGGCCCCGAGAACGCCATCGATTTCTTCCACGGCTACACGTACTCCGGCCACCCGATGGCCGCAGCCGCAGCGCTCGGCACGCTCGACACCTATCATGAGGAGGGCCTGCTCACCCGCGCCTCCAAGCTCGCGGCGTACTGGGAAGAGCGCGTCCACACGCTGCGGGAGTTGCCACACGTCATTGACGTGCGCAACATCGGCCTCATCGGCGCCATCGAGTTCGCACCGAAGCCGGATGCCCCCGCGGAGCGCGCTTACAATCACTTCGTCAAATGCTTCGAGAAGGGCCTCCTCGTGCGCCAGACGGGCGACATCATCGCGCTCTCGCCGCCCCTCATCATCACCGAGAGCCAGATCGACCAGCTCTTCGACACCTTCACGGCCGTCCTCAAGGACGGCGATTGA
- the gabT gene encoding 4-aminobutyrate--2-oxoglutarate transaminase produces the protein MTTNAELQARRTAAVPRGIGHATQIYAKRAKNAEIWDEEGKRYVDFAAGIAVVNTGHQHPRIVEAVKKQLEDFSHVCFQVTPHENYVALAERLNGLAPVAGPAKTMLASTGAEAVENAVKVARCFTGRPGIISFSGGFHGRTHMGMALTGKAVPYKKGFGPFPADIYNVAFPNLYHGTSTAESLKALKALFKYQADPSTIAGIIIEPVQGEGGFNIAPTEFLIALRALCDEHGIVLIADEIQTGFARTGKLFALEHSGVKADVVTLAKGLAGGFPLSAIVGRADIMDASGPGGLGGTYAGNPIACAAAHTVLDIIEDENLTARANTIGEIILGRCRELAARSNLNCIGDVRGLGAMCAAEFVKDRTNGEPSPELTGEVLKAANARGLILLSCGTYGNVIRFLPPLTASDEIVKEGMDIFEASLTEAVGRLQ, from the coding sequence ATGACCACCAACGCCGAGCTCCAAGCCCGCCGCACGGCCGCCGTCCCGCGCGGCATCGGCCACGCGACGCAGATCTATGCCAAGCGCGCCAAGAACGCCGAGATCTGGGATGAGGAAGGCAAGCGCTACGTTGATTTCGCCGCCGGCATCGCAGTCGTCAACACGGGACACCAGCACCCGCGCATCGTCGAGGCAGTTAAAAAGCAGCTCGAGGACTTCAGCCACGTCTGCTTCCAGGTGACGCCGCACGAGAATTACGTCGCGCTCGCCGAGCGCCTGAATGGGCTCGCGCCTGTCGCCGGCCCGGCGAAGACCATGCTCGCCTCAACCGGCGCCGAAGCGGTGGAGAACGCCGTCAAGGTCGCGCGCTGCTTCACGGGCCGCCCCGGCATCATCTCGTTCTCCGGCGGCTTCCACGGCCGCACGCACATGGGCATGGCGCTGACCGGCAAGGCGGTGCCGTATAAGAAGGGCTTCGGGCCGTTTCCGGCCGATATTTACAACGTCGCCTTCCCGAACCTCTACCACGGCACCTCGACCGCCGAGAGCCTGAAGGCGCTGAAGGCACTCTTCAAGTATCAGGCCGATCCATCGACCATAGCGGGCATCATCATCGAGCCGGTGCAGGGCGAAGGCGGCTTCAACATCGCGCCGACCGAGTTCTTGATCGCGCTACGCGCACTCTGCGACGAGCACGGCATCGTGCTGATCGCCGACGAGATCCAGACTGGCTTCGCCCGCACCGGAAAGCTGTTCGCGCTCGAGCATTCCGGCGTCAAGGCCGACGTCGTGACGCTCGCCAAGGGCCTGGCCGGAGGCTTCCCGCTTTCGGCTATCGTCGGACGCGCCGACATCATGGACGCCTCAGGCCCAGGCGGCCTCGGCGGCACCTACGCCGGGAACCCCATCGCCTGCGCCGCCGCCCACACCGTGCTCGACATTATCGAGGACGAGAACCTCACCGCGCGCGCCAATACAATCGGCGAGATCATCCTCGGCCGCTGCCGCGAGCTGGCCGCGCGCTCGAACTTGAATTGCATCGGCGACGTGCGCGGCCTTGGCGCCATGTGCGCCGCGGAATTCGTGAAGGACAGAACCAACGGCGAGCCATCGCCGGAGCTCACCGGCGAGGTCTTGAAAGCCGCGAACGCGCGCGGCCTGATTCTTCTCTCGTGCGGCACCTACGGCAACGTCATCCGCTTCCTGCCGCCTTTGACCGCCAGCGACGAGATCGTCAAGGAAGGCATGGACATCTTCGAAGCCAGCCTGACCGAGGCCGTCGGCCGTCTCCAGTAA
- a CDS encoding NAD-dependent succinate-semialdehyde dehydrogenase, protein MNVSPPRYPNAALIGGDWVTSKDTFPVFDPATGAEITRVPNLGAAETKRAIDAAEAALPAWSAKTAKERSQIMKRWFDLITTEAEQLAQLMTAEQGKPLTESRGEVAYGASFIEWFAEEGKRAYGRTIPTTTAGKRYLTIKQPVGVVAAIAPWNFPIAMITRKAAPALAAGCTVVIKPAEDTPLCALALAKLALDAGIPPGVFNVVTTNDAAPVGKVLCEDPRVRKLSFTGSTEVGKILYRQCADTVKKLTLELGGNAPLLVFDDADLAQAVAGAMASKYRNAGQTCVCANRIFVQAGIYDRFAEALAAEVEKLKVGPGTALGVTVGPLINADAIKKVESLVGDAIGKGAKVVTGGAPADAGPLFYQPSVLTNVTPDMTIVHEEIFGPVAALIRFETEAEAIKLANDTPFGLAAYLFSRDIGRAWRVAEALEAGMVGVNEGIFSNETVPFGGVKESGLGREGAAEGLDEYLETKFICLGGI, encoded by the coding sequence ATGAATGTTTCGCCTCCCCGCTATCCCAACGCCGCACTGATCGGCGGCGACTGGGTAACAAGCAAGGACACCTTCCCGGTCTTCGACCCCGCGACCGGCGCCGAGATCACACGCGTGCCGAACCTCGGCGCCGCTGAAACCAAACGCGCTATCGACGCCGCCGAAGCCGCGCTCCCCGCGTGGTCGGCCAAGACCGCGAAAGAGCGCTCGCAGATCATGAAGCGGTGGTTCGACCTCATCACCACCGAAGCCGAGCAACTGGCCCAGCTCATGACCGCCGAGCAGGGCAAACCGCTCACGGAATCGCGCGGCGAGGTCGCCTATGGCGCGTCCTTCATCGAGTGGTTCGCCGAGGAAGGAAAGCGCGCCTACGGGCGCACGATCCCCACCACGACTGCCGGCAAACGCTATCTGACTATCAAGCAGCCGGTCGGCGTCGTGGCTGCCATCGCGCCGTGGAACTTCCCGATCGCCATGATCACGCGCAAGGCGGCACCCGCCCTCGCAGCCGGTTGCACGGTCGTCATCAAGCCGGCCGAGGACACGCCGCTCTGCGCCCTCGCGCTGGCAAAGCTCGCGCTCGACGCGGGCATCCCTCCGGGCGTGTTCAACGTCGTGACCACCAACGATGCGGCCCCCGTCGGCAAGGTGCTGTGCGAGGACCCTCGCGTGCGCAAGCTGTCGTTCACGGGTTCGACAGAGGTCGGCAAGATCCTCTATCGCCAGTGCGCCGACACGGTGAAGAAGCTGACGCTCGAACTTGGCGGCAACGCACCGTTGCTCGTGTTCGACGACGCGGACCTCGCCCAGGCCGTGGCCGGCGCTATGGCCTCGAAGTATCGCAACGCCGGGCAAACGTGCGTTTGCGCCAACCGCATCTTCGTGCAGGCTGGTATTTATGATCGCTTTGCCGAGGCCCTCGCGGCCGAAGTAGAGAAGCTCAAGGTAGGCCCCGGCACGGCGCTAGGCGTTACCGTTGGCCCGCTGATCAACGCCGACGCGATCAAAAAGGTCGAAAGCCTCGTCGGTGACGCCATCGGCAAGGGTGCTAAGGTCGTGACCGGGGGCGCACCCGCCGATGCAGGCCCCCTCTTCTACCAGCCGTCCGTTCTCACCAACGTGACGCCCGACATGACCATCGTGCACGAGGAGATCTTCGGCCCCGTCGCAGCACTGATCCGCTTCGAGACGGAAGCCGAAGCGATCAAGCTCGCCAACGACACGCCGTTCGGCCTCGCCGCCTACCTCTTCAGTCGCGACATCGGCCGCGCCTGGCGCGTGGCGGAAGCGCTGGAGGCAGGCATGGTCGGCGTCAACGAGGGCATCTTCTCGAATGAAACCGTTCCGTTCGGTGGCGTGAAGGAGAGCGGCCTCGGCCGCGAAGGCGCCGCCGAAGGGCTCGACGAGTACCTCGAAACCAAGTTCATCTGCCTCGGCGGAATCTGA